In Colletotrichum destructivum chromosome 1, complete sequence, the sequence CCAATATCCCATCGTCTCCTTTGCTCTCTCGAAGTTTAGACCACTTCCGAGAAGACCGCACTGCCCCGCATCCACAAACACCAGAACTGCCTCGCGCGTCCACCGATTCCGGGACCGAACCCCGAACCCCCCAGCACGCAGCCTCTCGACCACCCTAGCTCGCCACATACACCGAAACCTTATCGAGTGTCACCCTGATCTCGAAGCCTGACTCAGCAGGAAACGATTCAGACTCGCAACTCACATTACATTGAGCCTCTGGTATTCCCTGTTTCCTTTGGCACGCCCTTTACAGCGACTTGTCTTACGACCACGCTGTGCACATCAGCCACCATTTACCCATCCATCCTTGGCAACGCCCGTTGCGACAGGTCCCAGCTGCCTGGATCCTTCTACCTCACCACGCTGCTTCGCTGTGGTCAGTCAGCATAGACCGGAGTACGAGACAACAGCCCAGTTGAGGGTTGGTTGAGGCTGCTTCGCTGCCGCGTCCTCTCCATCAACCATACGATCTTGTCAAGTCTTTCTGGGGCCTTATTCTTTCTCACTCCACTGCCTCGTGGAGGGCAGCGGCATCCTACCTCCTTGCACGCTGCAACTCGCTACTCTTTGTTGGGCGTCCCTCGGAGAGTGCTGCCACGCCGCGAACCGCCTTCCCGCTGGCCTTCGCAACTGAGGGTTTCTACAGCAGCTGTACCGGCATCCTGGAAACATCATATACCTGTTGGTATTCCTAGACGCGTCTGTGTTTGTCTGCTTTGTCCTGTTGTAAAGTGCTCCTGTAATACAGCCCTGCCCGTCACCCTGGCTCAAGCTGTCTTACACTAGTCACCCACGCAGCTTCAAGGACAACCTGCTCCTGCGTCTTCTTGCATTTGAATCCAAGCCAGCTCCGGCAGTTATTCGCTGCCTCGAATTACTTTCACCGCCGTATCTCGCACTGGCCTCTCGTCCGCCGGACACGCATGCCATCCTGCCTCACAGGCACACGTAGCGCTGGAACGACTTGTCAGTGCCCGCCGCACACCTGGACTGCGCCAGGTTCAAACAAATTTTATATACCGCACGCCCGGATCAGCAAACCCGCAACTAGGCAGACCACTTCCCCTGACTAGGCCGGGATCACGCAAACACTGCAGTCTTCATTGTTCTCGTTGAGACGCAAGTTGTCGAGACAAGACAAATACAAGGGCGAACGAAGAAAGTGAAAAGGGAATTGGTTGGGTTTTGTTCTTAAATCAGCCCCTGCTCCTCGCTTAATCATCCAGTCCCGTCCCCGTCAACCGCCAATTTTACCTTGGAACCTACCTTGGCcatttttatttttatttcTTTTTGGCACCAGCCAAGGCCCCCTGTCGTGCACTCGCCCTCCACTTACAAATTGGAAAAAAGCGGCCGTCGATTTTCCCAGCAGACCCAGCAAGCACGGTAGGGACGGAGAGGTcagagggagaggggggaaaaaaatCAAAAAAATGGCGGAGGACACTAATACCTACGCCCCAAAGTCGCCGGACCTCTCTTCTTTTTATTCGGCAGCACCCGCCCCGCCCACGCCTCCACTGCACAATCTGCAGCACAACCAGCAACACCTGAACAAGCTGCAAACCGCTGCACCGCCGGTATATGAATACTCCTCCCCCTCGCCGCGCGCCTACCATCCTCACCAGTCGTCTTCAACTCCTGTACACATCAAACAGGAACAGCCGCCCCACTACCCGCCTTCAGTGGCAATCAAGTCCGAATCAGTCTTCTCTTCCTATCAGCCACAAACGCAAAcacaccaccgccaccaacaccagcagcaccaacagCACGCGCACCAACCGCAGTACCTGTCTCCTCGGTACCAGCATTCGCCGCCacaacagcaccagcaacacCCGTCTCCGCAACACCCACCGCAAAGTGCATATGGGATCCAGCCCGCCGTCAAGCATCAAGAACAATATCAACCGCCACCACTGCAAAGCCAGGGGTTTCTAGACCTGAAAACCTACGCTGGACCAACTCAACTGTACGACATCCCGTACAACCCAGACTCGCAACACCTGCCACAAACACCGGGTTCAGCAACAATGCCCCCCAGAAAGAACACACAGCcggctccatcgccgcccccAATTGATCCCTCGCCAGTCCGCACTAAGTTCCCTACAGCCAGGATAAAGCGCATCAtgcaggccgacgaggaggttggTAAGGTCGCCCAGCAGACCCCCATTGCCGTCGGCAAGGCTCTGGAGATGTTCATgatcgccgtcgtcagccgCAGCGCGGAAATCGCCCGGGAGAAGAACTCGAAGCGAGTCACGGCTCAGATGCTCAAGCAAGTCATTGAGACAGACGGCCAGTATGACTTCTTGGCCGACATTGCTGCCAAGGTTGGCGATGAAGAGAAGCGGGGCAGCCGCTCCAAGGCCGAGTCGGAGAGTGAGGAAGAAATGGAAGtcgagaccaagaagaagggcaagggggGCCGCAAGAAGAAGGTTGCGTGAGCTCGCATATCCCGCCCAGGGCTGGGACTTCTTCAGTGATGAGAAATACGATTAGGGTTATGAGGATTGGCGTTGGACTGGCTAGCATCTACATCGGCGTTGGGTGACATGACGGAGGAAAACTCGTCTACATGTCACTTGGGAGGGACACATGGTAAAGGGCACGGCATGGCACGAGAGGAACCAAGCGCTGCTTCCTCGACTTGCATACCGTGGACGGCTTGTCTTACTTGTATGCACATTGAGCCTGTCGTTGGACTTGCATTCATACCgatttttatttttttagAATGAGAACACTTTTTATTTTTTCCACATttcaacctcatcaaccACCTATACTGGAGGTGTCTCATCTGAAACTCACTTCCACTGACCCAAGCTCCTCATATTTGCAATACTCTGCTCTGCTCACCGTCATATCCCCTAACATCTAACCGGAAAACACTTCGTCATGACCAGAGACTTCTCGCCCATCGTGAttgctcctcttccccctctctctcccacacacacacacacactctctctctctctctcactaTGATCTCTTGTTGAGCTTATGTATCTAACGTCAAGAATGCACATAAGACGATGTTGCCCCGCAGACGTgggctcggccgccgcccccatTGGTCCTAGCGCGGCCTCGCCCCTTAGGACCCGGCACTCTGCGGCTGGTCTCCCCTTTTTGAAGGTCCTAAGTGCgccgtggctccgtcagtgCCAAGGGTCATGCTCGCTGAGGTAGCCCGCCGTACCTTAATTTCTGGCCATATTTTTTAGGCACTAGTGCTGGGAGACGGCGGGTCGTGCATGGGGCATTCCTCCCACCTTCCAAGTCACGCTCTCACATTAGTGGACAAATCGTCCATCCAATTCGCGGCGAGAGAGCTACCTATCTACATCGAGTAACCGGCCACCGTGTGTACCTGGGCGTCTCTCCCAAGTCTCTCTTGCGTGCTGCCCTCGACAACACAAATCGACGCTCCTAAGTCCTTCGAGCTTCCCGCCATGCGAAACCATCCCTCGAACTGCGAATCCCGTTCATGTCCATGATCAAATGAGGCACCGAGCCTCGCTGCCACTTGCAtcctttttccccctccgTGGCGTAACCAATGTCGTGGGACCTGCTCAAGCGATTCCTTGAGTCCGACGTCTTCAACTCAAACCCCTTTCTCTCGGTCTCTTACCTTTCGTGAGCGagccctccctccccaaATGCGCCCGCCCATTGCCGCTTGCGCTACCATCTCAGTCGACGCTTTCACGACGTTGGGACCGACCCCTTGCTGACCCTGGACTTCCTGTCTTGATCTAGTCGATACGCCGACCATGTGGGCATTCACTATGTCCTCTGCAACAAGCTGCGCCAATTCCCCTACGAGGATATCGAGTTCTTCCTGCCGCAGCTATGCCACCTTATAATCAGCGTCGATAACGAGTCCATGGCCCTGGAGGAGTTCCTCCTAGACTTGTGCGAAGAGTCGGTGACCGCTGCGCTTCTGGTTCGTGTCGCCTCCCCGCTATTgcgccctcgtcttccttgCTTACCGGCTCCTAGACGTTTTGGCTCTTCCAGACCTACCTCCACGATTTATCTTCCAATCCTCAATCCAAAGCCTTTCAAACATG encodes:
- a CDS encoding Putative transcription factor CBF/NF-Y/archaeal histone domain, histone-fold, encoding MAEDTNTYAPKSPDLSSFYSAAPAPPTPPLHNLQHNQQHLNKLQTAAPPVYEYSSPSPRAYHPHQSSSTPVHIKQEQPPHYPPSVAIKSESVFSSYQPQTQTHHRHQHQQHQQHAHQPQYLSPRYQHSPPQQHQQHPSPQHPPQSAYGIQPAVKHQEQYQPPPLQSQGFLDLKTYAGPTQLYDIPYNPDSQHLPQTPGSATMPPRKNTQPAPSPPPIDPSPVRTKFPTARIKRIMQADEEVGKVAQQTPIAVGKALEMFMIAVVSRSAEIAREKNSKRVTAQMLKQVIETDGQYDFLADIAAKVGDEEKRGSRSKAESESEEEMEVETKKKGKGGRKKKVA